TGCTGCTCCGCAGATATTTCATACTTATTTTGGATTTGTATAACATATCCTATAAGATTTTCTCTGGCATCAGAGTCTGCTTCTATGTCGGTTAATTGCTCTGATAAATCTTCCAAAAATTTTTGCGGGTCTTTAATTCCGTCACTTTTTAATATCTTTTCATATCTAAGCAATAAAATAGCTATGAGCGGTTCTACATTCTTAACCGCAAATCTGCTGGGTGGAAGACTTCCTTCATATTGTCCGGCAGGAACAGCTGCTTTTTCTTTTTTTACGGGTTCAGATTGCTGTTTTGCGCTCTCTTGTGAAACTATTCCATTGTTTTTTCCCGCTTCTACATTCATTGGCACTGGTTGTAATGACATAATTTTATTACTCTCCTTAATGTTTTTTACACCCAAACAATACCCACTTTTAACCCAAACTATACATTCAATATATCGATTAAATTTAATCCTTTCTTGCATCAAAGATCCAGGAAAATCCGCCGCTGGCCCCGGCGCAGCAGGGCTTGTGCCGCCGCATAAATAAGAGTAAAATCACGGAACGCAGACTTCAAAGAGCGGCTCGCCGCTCTTTTTTGTTAGCAACCCCTTACGGAGGTCAAAATGGTTAGAAAAGGCAATAAAGAATTCGCGCCGGCTCTGGCGCAGGTCGCCAGCGAGCGCGGGCTGGACAAAGATGTGCTCATGGAAGCCGTCAAAGAGGGCTTGAAAGCCGCCGCCAAGAAAAAGCTGGGTGAGGCTTACGCGGACAATCTACTGGTCGAGATCGATGAAAAGACTGGCGAGCCGGATGTTTACGCCACCAAAGAAGTCGTGCCGGAAGTCACCAACTCCGCTCTGCAAATCACGCTGGACGAGGCCAAAGAGCTGGACGACAGCGCGGAACTCGGCGACACGCTGACGATCTTGGTGACGCCGGAATATTTTGGCCGCATCGCCGTGCAGACCGCGCGGCAGGTCATGTCCCAAAAATTCCGCGAGGCGGAAAAAAGTTCGGTCAATGACGAATTCAGCACCAAAATCAATACCATCATCAATGCTAAAGTGCAGCGCAAGGAAGGCGAAAGTTATCTGCTGGATCTTGGCCGCACGGAGGCTTTGCTGGAAAGGCGCGATCAAGTGCGCGGCGAACGTTATAATCCCAAAGACGAGATCAAGGTGTACGTGGTCGGCGTGGACAATACGGCGCGCGGCCCCAAGATCCGCGTGTCCCGCACCCACCCCAATATGATCCGCGTGCTTTTTGAAACAGAAGTGCCGGAAATCCACGACAAAATTATCGAGATCAAAGCCGTGGCGCGCGAACCGGGCAGCCGCGCCAAAGTCGCCGTCAAATCCAACGATCCGGAAGTCGGCGCGGTGGGCACCTGCGTCGGGCACATGGGCAGCCGCATTCACAATATCGTCAAAGCGCTGGGCAATGAAAAAATTGATATTATCGAATGGGTCGATGACCCGATGGAGCTGATCGCCAGCGCGCTGAAGCCGGCCAAGATCAACAAGATCCGTCTGGAAGAAAATGAGACCGAGAACGGCGCGGAAAAAAAAGCGCTGGTTTTCGTGGACAACGATCAACTGTCGCTGGCCATCGGCCGCGCTGGCCAAAACGTGCGCCTGGCCTCTA
The Candidatus Margulisiibacteriota bacterium DNA segment above includes these coding regions:
- the nusA gene encoding transcription termination factor NusA, whose amino-acid sequence is MVRKGNKEFAPALAQVASERGLDKDVLMEAVKEGLKAAAKKKLGEAYADNLLVEIDEKTGEPDVYATKEVVPEVTNSALQITLDEAKELDDSAELGDTLTILVTPEYFGRIAVQTARQVMSQKFREAEKSSVNDEFSTKINTIINAKVQRKEGESYLLDLGRTEALLERRDQVRGERYNPKDEIKVYVVGVDNTARGPKIRVSRTHPNMIRVLFETEVPEIHDKIIEIKAVAREPGSRAKVAVKSNDPEVGAVGTCVGHMGSRIHNIVKALGNEKIDIIEWVDDPMELIASALKPAKINKIRLEENETENGAEKKALVFVDNDQLSLAIGRAGQNVRLASKLTGWNIDIQEEKTSFTENLAKAAAEQKPAENETGKSSLTENLKAAAAEAKAAEEKKQAETALAAEAKPEEDAAQ